Proteins found in one Microbacterium sp. SSM24 genomic segment:
- the nhaA gene encoding Na+/H+ antiporter NhaA, with protein MSLLRSARFPAIVLLVAAAAGLVVANSPAGGPVDDFLHRYVGIPGVLELTLSHWIADGLLAVFFFVVAVELQYELTAGQLNSARKAIQPAIAATGGVLVPVVVYLGFAWGTSSQAGWPIPTATDIAFALGVLAVFGKGLPPALRVFLLALAILDDIVGIVFIAVLFTSDVDFGMLGLALVAIVAFGILSRLLDTRARVPIALALVVLAILAWAFVYASGVHATIAGVALGLAMAQRPALRVRHALEPWVNGVVLPLFAFNAALVVIPSVSAGELSPAFWGILVALPVGKVLGITLFGWVSLRIGGRGAAPPLRFGDLLAAGALGGIGFTVSLLLSELAFGGMPEIRDQAVLGVLAGSVISLIAAGFLVSWRAWHHRRQAQATDTATA; from the coding sequence ATGTCTTTGTTACGCTCTGCGCGCTTCCCCGCGATCGTGCTCTTGGTCGCCGCCGCGGCGGGCCTGGTCGTGGCGAACAGCCCCGCCGGGGGCCCCGTGGACGACTTCCTGCACCGCTACGTCGGGATCCCCGGTGTGTTGGAGCTCACCCTCAGCCACTGGATCGCCGACGGACTGCTCGCGGTGTTCTTCTTCGTCGTCGCCGTCGAGTTGCAGTACGAGCTCACAGCCGGACAGCTGAACTCGGCGCGCAAGGCGATCCAGCCGGCGATCGCCGCGACCGGCGGCGTGCTCGTCCCCGTGGTCGTCTACCTGGGGTTCGCGTGGGGCACGTCGTCCCAGGCGGGCTGGCCCATCCCGACGGCGACCGACATCGCCTTCGCGCTCGGGGTGCTCGCGGTGTTCGGAAAGGGGCTGCCGCCCGCGCTCCGTGTCTTCCTGCTCGCCCTGGCGATCCTCGACGACATCGTCGGCATCGTGTTCATCGCCGTGCTGTTCACGAGCGACGTCGATTTCGGGATGCTGGGGCTCGCCCTCGTCGCGATCGTGGCGTTCGGCATCCTGAGCCGTCTGCTCGATACGCGCGCCCGGGTGCCGATCGCCCTCGCGCTCGTGGTCCTGGCGATCCTGGCGTGGGCGTTCGTCTACGCCTCGGGCGTGCACGCGACGATCGCGGGCGTGGCGCTCGGCCTCGCGATGGCGCAGCGGCCCGCACTGCGGGTGCGGCACGCGCTGGAGCCGTGGGTGAACGGGGTCGTGCTTCCCCTCTTCGCGTTCAACGCGGCGCTCGTCGTGATCCCCTCCGTGTCGGCGGGTGAGCTGTCGCCCGCGTTCTGGGGCATCCTGGTCGCGCTCCCGGTGGGCAAGGTCCTCGGCATCACGCTGTTCGGGTGGGTGTCGCTGCGGATCGGCGGGCGGGGTGCGGCGCCGCCGCTGAGGTTCGGGGATCTGCTCGCCGCCGGCGCGCTCGGAGGCATCGGGTTCACGGTGTCGCTGCTGCTGTCCGAGCTCGCCTTCGGGGGCATGCCCGAGATCCGCGATCAGGCGGTCCTCGGCGTGCTCGCCGGATCGGTCATCTCGCTCATCGCGGCCGGGTTCCTCGTATCGTGGCGGGCATGGCATCACAGGCGGCAGGCTCAGGCGACGGACACGGCGACGGCGTGA
- a CDS encoding phosphoenolpyruvate carboxylase, translating to MRELTQTEAIDLVGRFEAEQEIPERMRADVSMLGSLLGQVLRESGSVGLYDDVERLRIATIQAYTDETPEAFARAAAIADSFTVARADEVARAFTAYFHLVNLAEEHQRVRVLRERDGRPDREHATDSVAAAFMRLAAEVGDDTALERLQALRFHPVFTAHPTEARRRAVSSSIRRLATLLEEHDASLRNGADQRRAERRMLEEVDTLWRTAPLRPEKPSPTDEVRAVMAVFDETLYTAVPHVYRRVDDALQGPAAGGRAPIVRPFVRVGSWVGGDRDGNPFVTASVTRKAAKIASEHVLLGLERTTSRIGRTLTLDGTTTPPSDALLTLWQRLSAADEDAAADVAKRSPDEPHRRILLLLARKLRATRERDADLAYRDPEHFLADLRVVQDSLVQAGAPRQAYGHLQQLLWQVETYGFHLTELEVRQHSAVHAKVLAELDAGGARSAQTEEVLDVFRSIGFLQERYGPRAAGRYIVSFTQSADDLANVHRLARYAAGADGVVPVLDVIPLFETFADLQAAPRILAEIVEHPEFAARLAATERRLEVMLGYSDSSKDVGPVAANLALYEAQAAIAAWARDSGIELTLFHGRGGALGRGGGPANSAILAQPPHSVDGRFKLTEQGEVIFARYGDPAIAMRHIDQVAAAILLASAPSNEERNRAAAERYAPVAATMDVASRDRFFSLVKAPGFAPWFARVTPMEEIGLLALGSRPARRGLSVESLEDLRAIPWVFAWTQARINLAGWFGLGSALEAVGDESLLQRAYDEWPLLRTLIDNVAMSLAKADDRIARHYLELGDRDDLAALVRDEMALTRSWVIRVTGGTELLGNKPVLQRAVKMRSPYVDALSLLQLRALRALRDAPEGAPVDPEQQRLLLLSVSGVAAGLQNTG from the coding sequence ATGCGCGAACTCACCCAGACCGAAGCGATCGACCTCGTCGGCCGATTCGAGGCCGAGCAGGAGATCCCGGAGCGGATGCGCGCCGACGTGAGCATGCTCGGATCACTCCTCGGCCAGGTGCTCCGCGAAAGCGGATCCGTCGGCCTCTACGACGACGTCGAGCGTCTGCGCATCGCGACGATCCAGGCCTACACCGACGAGACGCCCGAGGCGTTCGCGCGCGCGGCGGCCATCGCCGACTCCTTCACGGTGGCGCGCGCCGACGAGGTCGCCCGTGCGTTCACCGCGTACTTCCACCTCGTCAACCTCGCCGAAGAGCACCAGCGCGTGCGCGTCCTGCGCGAGCGCGACGGCCGCCCCGACCGCGAGCACGCCACCGACTCCGTGGCCGCGGCCTTCATGCGCCTCGCCGCCGAGGTGGGCGACGACACGGCGCTCGAGCGCCTCCAGGCGCTGCGCTTCCATCCCGTCTTCACGGCGCACCCGACCGAGGCCCGCCGCCGGGCGGTGTCGTCCAGCATCCGTCGCCTCGCCACGCTTCTCGAGGAGCACGACGCGTCGCTGCGCAACGGCGCGGACCAGCGCCGCGCCGAGCGCCGGATGCTGGAGGAGGTCGACACCCTGTGGCGCACCGCTCCGCTGCGGCCCGAGAAGCCGTCGCCCACCGACGAGGTGCGCGCGGTCATGGCGGTGTTCGACGAGACCCTGTACACCGCCGTCCCCCACGTCTACCGCCGCGTCGACGACGCTCTCCAGGGTCCGGCCGCCGGCGGCCGCGCACCGATCGTGCGCCCCTTCGTGCGCGTCGGGTCCTGGGTCGGCGGCGACCGCGACGGAAACCCGTTCGTGACGGCATCCGTCACCCGCAAGGCCGCGAAGATCGCGAGCGAGCACGTGCTCCTCGGACTCGAGCGCACGACCAGCCGCATCGGGCGCACGCTCACCCTCGACGGCACCACCACGCCACCGAGCGACGCGCTCCTGACGCTGTGGCAGCGCCTCTCGGCGGCCGACGAAGATGCCGCGGCCGACGTCGCCAAGCGGTCCCCCGACGAGCCTCACCGCCGCATCCTGCTGCTCCTCGCCCGCAAGCTCCGGGCGACCCGCGAGCGCGACGCGGACCTCGCCTACCGCGACCCCGAGCACTTCCTGGCCGACCTGCGCGTCGTGCAGGACTCGCTCGTGCAGGCGGGCGCGCCGCGGCAGGCCTACGGCCACCTGCAGCAGCTGCTGTGGCAGGTCGAGACCTACGGATTCCACCTCACCGAGCTCGAGGTGCGTCAGCACTCCGCCGTGCACGCGAAGGTGCTCGCCGAGCTCGACGCCGGCGGAGCGCGCAGTGCGCAGACCGAGGAGGTCCTCGACGTCTTCCGGTCGATCGGCTTCCTGCAGGAGCGCTACGGCCCGCGCGCCGCAGGGCGCTACATCGTCTCCTTCACGCAGTCGGCCGACGACCTCGCGAACGTTCACCGCCTCGCCCGCTACGCCGCGGGCGCCGACGGGGTCGTCCCCGTGCTCGACGTGATCCCGCTGTTCGAGACGTTCGCCGACCTCCAGGCAGCGCCGCGCATCCTCGCGGAGATCGTCGAGCACCCGGAATTCGCCGCGCGGCTCGCCGCGACCGAGCGCCGGCTCGAGGTCATGCTCGGATACTCCGACTCGTCCAAGGACGTCGGACCGGTCGCCGCCAACCTCGCGCTCTACGAGGCGCAGGCCGCGATCGCCGCGTGGGCGCGCGACAGCGGGATCGAGCTCACCCTCTTCCACGGCCGCGGCGGTGCCCTCGGCCGCGGCGGCGGGCCCGCCAACTCCGCGATCCTGGCGCAGCCCCCGCACTCGGTCGACGGGCGCTTCAAGCTCACCGAGCAGGGCGAGGTGATCTTCGCCCGCTACGGCGATCCCGCGATCGCGATGCGCCACATCGATCAGGTCGCCGCCGCCATCCTGCTCGCGTCGGCGCCGTCGAACGAGGAGCGCAACCGCGCCGCCGCCGAGCGCTACGCCCCGGTCGCGGCGACGATGGACGTGGCATCCCGTGATCGATTCTTCTCGCTCGTGAAGGCTCCGGGCTTCGCCCCGTGGTTCGCGCGCGTGACGCCGATGGAGGAGATCGGCCTCCTCGCGCTGGGCTCCCGCCCCGCACGGCGCGGGCTGTCGGTCGAGTCGCTCGAAGACCTCAGGGCCATTCCGTGGGTGTTCGCGTGGACGCAGGCGCGCATCAACCTCGCCGGGTGGTTCGGGCTGGGAAGCGCCCTCGAGGCCGTCGGCGACGAATCGCTGCTGCAGCGCGCGTACGACGAATGGCCGCTCTTGCGCACCCTCATCGACAACGTCGCAATGAGCCTCGCGAAGGCGGACGACCGCATCGCCCGGCACTACCTCGAGCTGGGCGACCGCGACGATCTCGCCGCGCTCGTGCGCGACGAGATGGCGCTGACCCGCTCCTGGGTGATCCGTGTCACCGGCGGCACCGAGCTGCTGGGCAACAAGCCGGTGCTGCAACGCGCCGTCAAGATGCGCAGCCCCTACGTGGATGCGCTGTCGCTGCTGCAGCTCCGGGCACTGCGCGCGCTGCGCGACGCCCCCGAGGGCGCACCGGTCGATCCCGAGCAGCAGCGGCTGCTCCTCCTGTCGGTGAGCGGCGTCGCGGCCGGCCTGCAGAACACGGGCTGA
- a CDS encoding gamma carbonic anhydrase family protein has product MRFEHLGAQPRIHPDAVIAPTAVISGDVEIGADCQVLHGAVITAEGGAITLGENVIVMENALIRATATNPVHIGDHVLVGPMASVSGATIGDEVFLATGTRVFNGARIGERSEVRINAVVHLRTVLPPESIVPIAWVAVGDPLQLLPPDRHEEIWAAQRELDFPGYVFGLDRETPDLMVQLTERYGRSLARHADDRRVD; this is encoded by the coding sequence ATGCGGTTCGAGCACCTCGGGGCGCAGCCCCGCATCCATCCCGACGCGGTCATCGCACCGACGGCGGTGATCAGCGGAGATGTCGAGATCGGCGCCGACTGCCAGGTGCTGCACGGCGCGGTCATCACCGCGGAGGGCGGCGCGATCACGCTGGGCGAGAACGTCATCGTGATGGAGAACGCACTGATCCGGGCGACCGCGACCAACCCGGTGCACATCGGCGACCACGTCCTGGTCGGGCCGATGGCGAGCGTCTCCGGCGCCACGATCGGCGACGAGGTGTTTCTGGCGACCGGCACGCGCGTGTTCAACGGCGCCCGCATCGGAGAGCGCAGCGAGGTGCGCATCAATGCCGTCGTGCACCTGCGCACCGTTCTTCCGCCCGAGTCGATCGTGCCCATCGCCTGGGTGGCCGTGGGTGATCCGCTCCAGCTTCTCCCGCCCGATCGGCACGAGGAGATCTGGGCCGCGCAACGCGAGCTCGACTTCCCCGGCTACGTGTTCGGGCTCGATCGCGAGACCCCCGATCTCATGGTGCAGCTGACCGAGCGCTATGGACGCAGCCTCGCTCGTCACGCCGACGACCGACGCGTCGACTGA